In Grus americana isolate bGruAme1 chromosome 4, bGruAme1.mat, whole genome shotgun sequence, one genomic interval encodes:
- the ANXA5 gene encoding annexin A5 produces the protein MAKYTRGTVTAFSPFDARADAEALRKAMKGMGTDEETILKILTSRNNAQRQEIASAFKTLFGRDLVDDLKSELTGKFETLMVSLMRPTYIFDAHALKHAIKGAGTNEKVLTEILASRTPTEVRNIKQVYLQEYEANLEDKVTGETSGYFQRLLVVLLQANRDPDGRVDEGLVEQDAQVLFRAGELKWGTDEEKFITILGTRSVSHLRRVFDKYMTISGFQIEETIDRETSGDLEKLLLAVVKCIRSVPAYFAETLYYSMKGAGTDDDTLIRVMVSRSEIDLLDIRQEFRKNFAKSLHQMIQKDTSGDYRKALLLLCGGDDE, from the exons TACACAAGAGGCACTGTGACAGCCTTCTCTCCTTTTGATGCGAGAGCTGATGCAGAAGCTCTTCGTAAGGCCATGAAGGGAATGG GGACTGATGAAGAAACTATTCTGAAGATCCTTACCAGCAGAAACAATGCTCAGCGTCAAGAAATTGCATCTGCCTTTAAAACCTTATTTGGCAGg GATCTTGTAGATGACCTGAAATCAGAACTTACCGGCAAATTTGAAACGTTGATGGTATCTTTGATGAGACCAACATATATTTTTGATGCTCATGCACTGAAGCATGCCATCAAG GGAGCAGGAACCAATGAGAAAGTGTTGACTGAAATTCTTGCCTCCAGAACACCCACGGAAGTGCGGAATATTAAGCAGGTTTATCTGCAAG AGTATGAGGCCAACTTGGAGGATAAGGTCACGGGAGAAACATCAGGCTATTTTCAGAGACTGCTGGTGGTCCTGCTGCAG GCGAATAGAGATCCTGATGGCAGAGTTGATGAGGGTCTTGTTGAGCAGGATGCTCAG GTTTTGTTTAGAGCTGGGGAGCTGAAATGGGgaacagatgaagaaaagttCATCACCATCTTGGGAACCCGAAGTGTTTCCCATTTAAGGCGGG tgtttGACAAATACATGACTATTTCCGGCTTTCAAATTGAAGAGACCATTGATCGCGAAACCTCTGGTGATTTGGAGAAGCTGCTTTTGGCAGTTG tgaaatgcaTCCGAAGCGTGCCTGCCTATTTTGCCGAGACTCTGTATTATTCCATGAAG GGGGCTGGCACTGATGATGATACCCTGATCAGAGTCATGGTTTCAAGAAGTGAAATTGATCTGTTGGATATTAGACAAGAATTCAGAAAGAATTTCGCAAAGTCATTGCATCAAATGATTCAG AAAGATACATCTGGGGACTACAGGAAAGCACTCCTGCTCCTTTGTGGTGGAGATGATGAGTAA